In Streptomyces chartreusis, the following proteins share a genomic window:
- the rsfS gene encoding ribosome silencing factor: MTATDRSLELVNTAAQAAADKLAHDIIAYDVSDVLSITDAFLLASAPNDRQVKSIVDEIEERLNKELGAKPVRREGDREARWVLLDYVDIVVHVQHSEERVFYALERLWKDCPELELPEDARATRGKAAEHAKLQAAEEAADLGGEWR, from the coding sequence GTGACCGCTACCGACCGTTCCCTCGAGCTCGTCAACACCGCCGCCCAGGCCGCAGCCGACAAGCTCGCGCACGACATCATCGCCTACGACGTCAGCGACGTCCTGTCGATCACGGACGCCTTCCTGCTGGCCTCCGCGCCCAACGACCGCCAGGTCAAGTCGATCGTCGACGAGATCGAGGAGCGGCTCAACAAGGAGCTCGGCGCCAAGCCGGTGCGCCGCGAGGGCGACCGCGAGGCCCGCTGGGTCCTGCTCGACTACGTCGACATCGTCGTCCACGTCCAGCACAGCGAGGAGCGCGTCTTCTACGCCCTCGAGCGGCTGTGGAAGGACTGCCCGGAGCTCGAACTGCCCGAGGACGCCAGGGCCACCCGCGGCAAGGCCGCCGAGCACGCCAAGCTCCAGGCCGCCGAGGAGGCCGCCGATCTCGGCGGTGAGTGGCGATGA
- a CDS encoding DegV family protein, with protein sequence MSRHVAIVTDSTAYLPPRTMERHGITAVPLTVVVGGQALDEGTEISTRSLAQALQKRRPVTTSRPSPEVFARHYREVAESGATGIVSLHLSAELSGTYDAAVVAAREAPVPVRVVDTGMVAMALGFCALAAAEAAETGGTVDEAVTAAEKRAGGTAAYFYVDTLDYLRRGGRIGAAQALLGSALAVKPLLQLEGGRIGPLEKVRTASKAIARLEEIAADRAGSAQVDIAVHHLSAPDRASALADRLRARVPGLAELHVSEVGAVIGAHTGPGLLGVVVSPR encoded by the coding sequence ATGTCCCGCCATGTCGCTATCGTCACCGATTCAACGGCCTACCTGCCGCCCCGGACGATGGAGCGCCACGGCATCACAGCGGTACCCCTGACCGTGGTCGTCGGCGGTCAGGCGCTGGACGAGGGCACCGAGATCTCGACCCGTTCCCTCGCCCAGGCGTTGCAGAAGCGACGGCCCGTCACGACCTCGCGGCCCAGCCCCGAGGTCTTCGCACGGCACTACCGCGAGGTCGCCGAGTCCGGCGCCACCGGCATCGTCTCCCTGCACCTGTCCGCCGAGCTCTCCGGCACCTACGACGCGGCGGTCGTCGCGGCGCGTGAGGCGCCGGTGCCGGTGCGGGTGGTGGACACCGGCATGGTCGCCATGGCGCTGGGGTTCTGCGCGCTCGCGGCAGCCGAGGCGGCGGAGACGGGCGGCACGGTGGATGAGGCCGTCACGGCCGCCGAGAAACGGGCCGGGGGCACGGCCGCCTACTTCTACGTCGACACCCTCGACTATCTGCGCCGTGGCGGCCGCATCGGCGCCGCGCAGGCCCTGCTGGGCTCCGCGCTCGCCGTGAAGCCGTTGTTGCAGCTGGAGGGCGGGCGGATCGGGCCCCTGGAGAAGGTCCGCACGGCTTCCAAGGCGATCGCCCGCCTGGAGGAGATCGCCGCCGACCGGGCGGGCAGCGCGCAGGTGGACATCGCGGTCCACCATCTCTCGGCACCGGACCGGGCGTCGGCACTGGCGGATCGTTTGCGGGCGCGGGTGCCGGGGTTGGCGGAGCTGCATGTGAGCGAGGTCGGGGCGGTGATCGGGGCGCATACGGGGCCTGGGTTGTTGGGGGTTGTGGTTTCGCCTCGGTGA
- a CDS encoding NADH-quinone oxidoreductase subunit NuoF family protein, whose amino-acid sequence MNEALPDVPEVRVVGLPQLTSGFDLVERLDLPMHLKVHGPLEPMGGEQLAKLAENINLKGRGGAGFPFHKKLRSVAETAIKRGVRPVVVVNGSEDEPACRKDTVMINRAPHLILDGALLCAEAMGARTLVIAVTRESTQRSMEAALAERGLSNSRRSALRAFVQRNPVRMVTGAAASVIRSIDGGPAIPPGRKVSASQNGVGGAPTLLSNAETFAQLAIAARIGPERYGNTGLYDEPGTVMLTVSGAVARPMVIEVPTGVPLRYVLQLAGAPPVPQGVLTGGYHGKWIDAATVNEAIVSRNSLDAVGGALGAGAVLPITQETCPLGESLRVAQWLAEESAGQCGPCYLGLPAAARGLEDILNGGGPAALEALKQVAKNVKRRGACSHPDGSAMFLESTIKAFTDDLAAHVLGNGCGRPVEGVLPLFEGGRAPTGIPGGGEEEENGPARQKIYVDWTLCRGHGLCADILPEVFQLGADGFPTVAQAMVPRYAEAKALRAVRRCPALALRIEEDTRGQDTSRNNLPVLSQGRGRRALGR is encoded by the coding sequence GTGAACGAGGCCCTGCCCGACGTACCAGAAGTCCGCGTGGTCGGGCTTCCTCAGCTCACGTCGGGCTTCGACCTTGTCGAAAGACTCGATCTGCCCATGCACCTGAAGGTGCACGGGCCGCTCGAACCGATGGGCGGCGAGCAACTCGCCAAGCTCGCCGAGAACATCAACCTGAAGGGCCGCGGCGGCGCGGGCTTCCCCTTCCACAAGAAGCTGCGCTCGGTCGCCGAGACCGCGATCAAGCGCGGCGTACGGCCCGTCGTCGTGGTCAACGGCAGTGAGGACGAACCGGCCTGCCGCAAGGACACGGTGATGATCAACCGTGCCCCGCATCTCATCCTGGACGGCGCGCTGCTGTGCGCCGAGGCCATGGGTGCCCGCACGCTCGTGATCGCGGTGACCCGGGAGTCCACCCAGCGCTCCATGGAGGCGGCCCTCGCCGAGCGCGGCCTGAGCAACAGCCGCCGCTCGGCGCTACGCGCGTTCGTGCAGCGCAACCCGGTGCGCATGGTCACCGGTGCCGCGGCCTCCGTGATCCGCTCGATCGACGGCGGCCCGGCGATCCCGCCCGGCCGCAAGGTCAGCGCCTCGCAGAACGGCGTCGGCGGCGCCCCGACCCTGCTCTCCAACGCCGAGACGTTCGCGCAGCTGGCCATCGCCGCCCGCATCGGCCCGGAGCGCTACGGCAACACCGGCCTGTACGACGAGCCGGGCACCGTCATGCTCACGGTCTCCGGCGCGGTCGCCCGCCCGATGGTCATCGAGGTGCCCACGGGCGTACCGCTGCGCTACGTCCTCCAGCTGGCCGGCGCCCCGCCGGTGCCGCAGGGCGTGCTGACCGGCGGCTACCACGGCAAGTGGATCGACGCGGCGACGGTCAACGAGGCGATCGTCTCCCGCAACTCCCTGGACGCGGTGGGCGGCGCGCTCGGCGCCGGCGCGGTCCTGCCGATCACTCAGGAGACCTGCCCGCTGGGCGAGTCGCTGCGGGTGGCGCAGTGGCTGGCCGAGGAGAGCGCGGGCCAGTGCGGCCCCTGCTACCTCGGTCTGCCGGCCGCCGCGCGCGGCCTGGAGGACATCCTCAACGGCGGCGGCCCTGCCGCCCTGGAGGCGCTCAAGCAGGTCGCCAAGAACGTGAAGCGGCGTGGCGCGTGCTCGCACCCGGACGGCTCCGCGATGTTCCTTGAGTCGACCATCAAGGCGTTCACGGACGACCTCGCGGCCCATGTCCTCGGCAATGGCTGCGGACGGCCCGTGGAGGGCGTTCTGCCGCTCTTCGAGGGCGGCAGGGCTCCCACGGGCATCCCGGGCGGCGGCGAGGAGGAGGAGAACGGCCCGGCCCGCCAGAAGATCTACGTCGACTGGACGCTGTGCCGCGGCCACGGGCTGTGCGCCGACATCCTCCCGGAGGTCTTCCAGCTCGGCGCGGACGGCTTCCCGACCGTCGCCCAGGCGATGGTGCCGCGCTACGCCGAGGCCAAGGCCCTGCGCGCGGTGCGGCGTTGTCCCGCCCTCGCCCTGCGGATCGAGGAGGACACCCGCGGGCAGGACACCTCCCGGAACAACCTGCCGGTCCTCTCCCAGGGCCGCGGCAGGCGCGCCCTGGGCCGCTGA
- a CDS encoding ferric reductase-like transmembrane domain-containing protein, translated as MNPRRSNSSLPRTGRSAYGVATAAVLLLIPLVVLLGGTWLQEFLNFGAGVLSLVCLTCSVIWGLVAQDRMILNTRQRIIAQGIHRVTAVASIAFLLVHIGVKLALDHASPIAAIIPFSLLFAGGSEIPGSAFLIGLGSLAALLMIFVGVTGALRNQFASPAPVAARWRAMHMLAYPAWCAALIHGLFAGRPAKTFFMVSYELCVVAVAAALALRAAPRPVKRKFADRLAQIIGNEPGLREDLEESRARAASGSSLPGYEERRPGRGPRDERPSRNERTGPLPGMPSQPPSAAETTGGFAAAYRAVNPRGQQQPYADQTSRMDLPMDMQPTEAMPRVDGSSSSTGNWPIPSPPPVGEAPPSAYDPLNDTSYNIPVYDNSGTTTYGSNTSGYGSNAAGYGSSDVYDTSETNAVFGTYNQNDTYNNSGPATETFPGAPYDFEAPGSGEPWNTPSGGFK; from the coding sequence ATGAACCCTCGTCGTAGTAACAGTTCGCTCCCCAGGACGGGCCGGTCGGCCTACGGGGTTGCGACCGCCGCTGTTCTGCTTCTCATACCCCTGGTCGTGCTGCTCGGCGGCACCTGGCTCCAGGAGTTCCTCAACTTCGGTGCCGGTGTCCTCTCGCTCGTCTGCCTCACCTGCTCTGTCATCTGGGGCCTGGTCGCCCAGGACCGGATGATCCTCAACACCCGCCAGCGGATCATCGCGCAGGGCATCCACCGGGTGACCGCCGTCGCCTCGATCGCGTTCCTCCTGGTGCACATCGGCGTCAAACTGGCCCTGGACCACGCCAGCCCGATCGCCGCGATCATCCCCTTCAGCCTGTTGTTCGCCGGCGGCAGCGAGATCCCGGGCAGCGCGTTCCTCATCGGCCTCGGCTCCCTGGCCGCCCTGCTCATGATCTTCGTCGGCGTCACCGGCGCCCTGCGCAACCAGTTCGCCTCCCCCGCGCCGGTCGCGGCCCGCTGGCGCGCGATGCACATGCTGGCCTACCCGGCCTGGTGCGCGGCCCTGATCCACGGCCTGTTCGCCGGCCGCCCGGCGAAGACGTTCTTCATGGTCAGCTACGAACTCTGCGTGGTCGCCGTCGCCGCGGCCCTCGCCCTGCGCGCGGCCCCGCGTCCGGTCAAGCGCAAGTTCGCCGACCGCCTCGCCCAGATCATCGGCAACGAGCCGGGCCTGCGCGAGGACCTGGAGGAGAGCCGCGCCCGGGCGGCGTCCGGCTCCTCCCTGCCCGGCTACGAGGAACGGCGCCCGGGGCGGGGCCCGCGCGACGAGCGCCCCTCCCGCAACGAGCGCACCGGCCCACTGCCCGGCATGCCCTCCCAGCCCCCCTCGGCCGCGGAGACCACGGGCGGTTTCGCCGCCGCCTATCGCGCCGTCAACCCGCGCGGACAGCAGCAGCCGTACGCCGACCAGACCTCCCGCATGGACCTGCCCATGGACATGCAGCCGACGGAGGCGATGCCGCGCGTCGACGGCAGCTCCAGCAGTACCGGCAACTGGCCCATCCCCTCCCCGCCGCCGGTCGGCGAGGCACCCCCGTCCGCCTACGACCCGCTCAACGACACGAGCTACAACATCCCGGTCTACGACAATTCCGGAACCACGACCTACGGTTCGAACACTTCGGGCTACGGCTCCAACGCGGCCGGCTACGGGTCGAGTGATGTGTACGACACCTCTGAGACAAACGCCGTCTTCGGTACGTACAACCAGAACGACACGTACAACAACAGCGGTCCCGCCACTGAAACATTCCCCGGTGCCCCCTACGACTTCGAGGCACCGGGTTCGGGCGAACCTTGGAACACGCCTTCCGGAGGGTTTAAGTGA
- the leuS gene encoding leucine--tRNA ligase: MSETNPAAAEVAAPHRYTAAVAAEIEARWQDFWDAEGTYAAPNPKGDLAGDPELVAKPKKFIMDMFPYPSGAGLHVGHPLGYIATDVFARFQRMTGHNVLHTLGFDAFGLPAEQYAVQTGTHPRVSTEANIENMKVQLRRLGLGHDKRRSFATIDPDYYKWTQWIFLQIFNSWYDDEAQKARPIAELVAQFESGERAVPGSTRAWSELSAGERADVLGGYRLAYASDAPVNWCPGLGTVLANEEVTAEGRSERGNFPVFKAKLRQWNMRITAYADRLLDDLNELDWPEAIKLQQRNWIGRSEGARVDFPVDGERITVFTTRPDTLFGASYMVLAPEHPLVDKFTPDAWPEGTHDVWTGGHATPAAAVAAYRAQAASKSDVERQAEAKDKTGVFIGSYATNPVNGEQVPVFIADYVLMGYGTGAIMAVPCGDQRDFEFARAFELPITCIVEPTDGRGTDTSTWEDAFSSYDAKIINSTAEGISLDGLGVAEAKARITEWLERSGVGEGTVNFRLRDWLFSRQRYWGEPFPIVYDEDGIAHPLPESMLPLELPEVEDYSPRTFDPDDADTEPETPLSRNEDWVNVTLDLGDGPKRYRRETNTMPNWAGSCWYELRYLDAHNSEQLVDPEIERYWMGPREGQPHGGVDLYVGGAEHAVLHLLYARFWSKVLFDLGHVSSAEPFHKLFNQGMIQAYVYRDSRGIAVPAAEVEERDGAYYYQGEKVSRLLGKMGKSLKNAVTPDEICAEYGADTLRLYEMAMGPLDVSRPWDTRAVVGQFRLLQRLWRNVVDESTGAVTVVDAEPDEDTLRALHKAIDGVRGDLEGMRFNTAIAKVTELNNHLTKAGGAVPRTVAESLVLMVAPLAPHIAEELWRKLGRDGSVVHEDFPVADPAYVVDETVTCVVQIKGKVKARLEVSPAISEEELEKVALSDEKVVAALDGAGIRKVIVRAPKLVNIVPA, from the coding sequence ATGAGCGAGACGAACCCCGCTGCCGCCGAGGTGGCCGCGCCGCACCGCTACACGGCGGCCGTGGCCGCCGAGATCGAGGCACGCTGGCAGGACTTCTGGGACGCCGAGGGCACGTACGCGGCGCCGAACCCCAAGGGTGACCTGGCGGGCGATCCCGAGCTGGTCGCCAAGCCCAAGAAGTTCATCATGGACATGTTCCCGTACCCCTCCGGTGCGGGCCTGCACGTCGGTCACCCCCTGGGCTACATCGCCACCGACGTCTTCGCGCGCTTCCAGCGCATGACCGGCCACAACGTCCTGCACACCCTGGGCTTCGACGCCTTCGGCCTGCCCGCCGAGCAGTACGCCGTGCAGACCGGCACGCACCCGCGGGTCTCCACCGAGGCCAACATCGAGAACATGAAGGTCCAGCTGCGCCGGCTGGGCCTGGGCCACGACAAGCGCCGGTCGTTCGCCACGATCGACCCGGACTACTACAAGTGGACCCAGTGGATCTTCCTGCAGATCTTCAACTCCTGGTACGACGACGAGGCGCAGAAGGCCCGCCCGATCGCCGAGCTGGTCGCGCAGTTCGAGTCCGGTGAGCGTGCGGTACCCGGCTCCACGCGCGCGTGGAGCGAGCTGAGCGCCGGCGAGCGCGCCGACGTCCTGGGCGGCTACCGCCTGGCGTACGCCTCCGACGCGCCGGTCAACTGGTGCCCCGGCCTGGGCACCGTGCTGGCCAACGAGGAGGTCACCGCCGAGGGCCGCTCCGAGCGCGGCAACTTCCCGGTCTTCAAGGCCAAGCTGCGCCAGTGGAACATGCGGATCACCGCGTACGCCGACCGGCTGCTGGACGACCTGAACGAGCTGGACTGGCCCGAGGCCATCAAGCTGCAGCAGCGCAACTGGATCGGCCGCTCCGAGGGCGCCCGCGTCGACTTCCCCGTGGACGGCGAGCGCATCACCGTCTTCACCACGCGCCCCGACACCCTGTTCGGCGCGAGCTACATGGTGCTGGCTCCCGAGCACCCGCTGGTCGACAAGTTCACCCCGGACGCCTGGCCCGAGGGCACGCACGACGTGTGGACCGGCGGTCACGCTACCCCGGCCGCGGCCGTCGCCGCCTACCGCGCGCAGGCCGCCTCCAAGTCCGACGTCGAGCGCCAGGCCGAGGCCAAGGACAAGACCGGCGTCTTCATCGGCTCGTACGCGACCAACCCGGTCAACGGCGAGCAGGTCCCCGTCTTCATCGCCGACTACGTCCTGATGGGCTACGGCACCGGCGCGATCATGGCCGTACCCTGCGGCGACCAGCGTGACTTCGAGTTCGCGCGCGCCTTCGAGCTGCCGATCACCTGCATCGTCGAGCCGACGGACGGCCGCGGCACGGACACCTCGACGTGGGAGGACGCCTTCTCGTCGTACGACGCGAAGATCATCAACTCCACCGCCGAGGGCATCTCCCTGGACGGTCTGGGCGTCGCCGAGGCCAAGGCCCGCATCACCGAGTGGCTGGAGCGGTCCGGCGTCGGCGAGGGCACGGTCAACTTCCGGCTGCGCGACTGGCTGTTCAGCCGGCAGCGCTACTGGGGCGAGCCCTTCCCGATCGTCTACGACGAGGACGGCATCGCCCACCCGCTGCCCGAGTCGATGCTGCCGCTGGAGCTGCCCGAGGTCGAGGACTACAGCCCGCGCACCTTCGACCCGGACGACGCCGACACCGAGCCCGAGACGCCGCTGTCGCGCAACGAGGACTGGGTCAACGTCACGCTGGACCTGGGCGACGGTCCGAAGCGGTACCGGCGCGAGACCAACACCATGCCCAACTGGGCCGGTTCCTGCTGGTACGAGCTGCGCTACCTGGACGCGCACAACAGCGAGCAGCTGGTCGACCCCGAGATCGAGCGGTACTGGATGGGCCCGCGCGAGGGCCAGCCGCACGGTGGTGTCGACCTGTACGTCGGCGGTGCCGAGCACGCCGTGCTGCACCTGCTGTACGCCCGCTTCTGGTCCAAGGTCCTGTTCGACCTGGGGCACGTCTCCTCCGCGGAGCCGTTCCACAAGCTGTTCAACCAGGGCATGATCCAGGCCTACGTCTACCGCGACAGCCGTGGCATCGCGGTGCCGGCCGCCGAGGTGGAGGAGCGCGACGGCGCCTACTACTACCAGGGCGAGAAGGTCTCCCGGCTGCTGGGCAAGATGGGCAAGTCCCTGAAGAACGCGGTCACTCCGGACGAGATCTGTGCCGAGTACGGCGCCGACACGCTGCGGCTGTACGAGATGGCGATGGGCCCGCTGGACGTCTCCCGGCCGTGGGACACGCGCGCGGTCGTCGGTCAGTTCCGGCTGCTGCAGCGGCTGTGGCGCAACGTCGTCGACGAGTCGACCGGCGCCGTGACCGTGGTGGACGCCGAGCCCGACGAGGACACGCTGCGTGCCCTGCACAAGGCCATCGACGGCGTGCGCGGGGACCTGGAGGGCATGCGGTTCAACACCGCGATCGCCAAGGTCACCGAGCTGAACAACCACCTGACCAAGGCGGGCGGCGCGGTGCCGCGCACGGTCGCCGAGTCGCTGGTGCTGATGGTCGCGCCGCTGGCCCCGCACATCGCCGAGGAGCTGTGGCGCAAGCTGGGCCGCGACGGCTCGGTCGTGCACGAGGACTTCCCGGTCGCCGACCCGGCGTACGTGGTCGATGAGACGGTGACGTGCGTCGTGCAGATCAAGGGCAAGGTCAAGGCCCGCCTGGAGGTCTCACCGGCCATCTCCGAGGAGGAGCTGGAGAAGGTCGCGCTGTCCGACGAGAAGGTCGTGGCGGCGCTGGACGGGGCAGGGATCCGCAAGGTGATCGTGCGCGCGCCGAAGCTGGTGAACATCGTTCCGGCGTAG
- a CDS encoding histidine phosphatase family protein — protein sequence MSTTDEVPTDRPGRGRRVILWRHGQTSWNVERRFQGSTDVALTEAGISQARRAARLLVNLKPDAIIASDLQRAAATAAELAGLTGLEVTHDEALRETYAGVWQGLTHEEIIARHGEEYAAWKRGEPVRRGGGELETEVADRAAPVVLRHTEKLPDDGTLVVVSHGGTIRTTIGRLLGLQARHWESLGGLSNCCWSVLGEGARGWRLLEHNAGTLPEPVLGDDD from the coding sequence ATGAGCACCACCGACGAGGTCCCCACGGACAGGCCAGGCCGCGGCCGCCGCGTCATCCTGTGGCGGCACGGCCAGACCTCCTGGAACGTGGAGCGCCGCTTCCAGGGCTCCACGGACGTCGCGCTCACCGAGGCGGGCATCTCCCAGGCCCGCCGGGCCGCCCGGCTGCTCGTCAACCTCAAGCCCGACGCGATCATCGCCTCCGACCTTCAGCGCGCCGCCGCCACGGCGGCCGAGCTGGCCGGGCTCACCGGCCTGGAGGTGACGCACGACGAGGCCCTGCGCGAGACCTACGCGGGCGTCTGGCAGGGCCTGACGCATGAGGAGATCATCGCCCGCCACGGCGAGGAGTACGCCGCGTGGAAGCGCGGTGAGCCGGTGCGCCGCGGCGGTGGCGAACTGGAGACCGAGGTCGCCGACCGCGCCGCGCCCGTGGTGCTCCGGCACACCGAGAAGCTGCCCGACGACGGCACGCTCGTGGTGGTCAGTCACGGCGGCACCATCCGTACGACCATCGGCCGTCTCCTCGGCCTCCAGGCCCGGCACTGGGAGAGTCTCGGGGGCCTCTCCAACTGCTGCTGGTCGGTCCTGGGTGAGGGCGCGCGCGGCTGGCGCCTGCTGGAGCACAACGCCGGCACCCTGCCAGAGCCGGTCCTCGGCGACGACGACTGA